The Armatimonadota bacterium genomic interval GGGGTTGGACATCGGCACCACGAAGGTCTGTGCGATCGTCGCTGAGGCCGACTCCGACGGCGAGGTGCACATCGCCGGGGTGGGCACGGTTCCCTCTTTGGGTCTACGCCGCGGTGTGGTCACCGACCTGGACGCGACGACGCGTGCGATCGAAGAGGCGGTCGAGCGCGCCGAGCGCATGTCGGGCTACCAGGCGCGGTCGGCGTACGTCGCCGTCTCCGGTGAGCACATCGCCTCCCAGAACAGCCGCGGTGTCGTCGCGGTGTCCCGCTCGGACCGCGAGATCGCCCCAGCCGACGTCGAACGAGTCATCGAGGCTGCGCGCATCGCCGCGATCCCCGCGTCCGACCGCGAGATCATCCACATGCTGCCGCGCGACTTCGTCGTCGACGGGCAGGGTGGTGTGCGCAACCCAGTGGGCATGTACGGGACGCGCCTGGAGGTGGAGGCGCACATCGTCACCGGCGCCAGCACGCTGCTGGCCAACCTGGTGAAGTGCGTGCACCGCGCCGGGCTTGAAGTCGAAGAGATGGTCCTGGAGCCCCTGGCCTCGGCCGAAGCCGTGCTGTCGGCTGCCGAGCGGGACCTGGGCGTCGTGCTGTGCGACATCGGCGGCGGAACGACGAGCATCGGCGTCTTCTCCGGCGGCGGCCTGGTACATACCGTTGTGCTGCCGCTGGGGGGCAACCACATCACCCACGACATCGCCTTCGGGTTGCGGACCGCGGTCGGCGAGGCGGAAAAGCTCAAGGTGCGCTACGGTGCGGCTGCCTCGTACATGGCGGCCGAGGGCGAACTGATCGAAGTTCTGATGGTGGGCGGGCAGGAGCCGAAGGTGCTGCCCCGGCGTCACCTATGCGAGATCGTCCAACCCCGCGTGGAGGAGATTTTGGCGATGGTCCAACTCCACGTCGGCCGGCCGGAGTTCGCACGCCGCATCCCCGCGGGGGTGGTGCTGACCGGCGGGACGGCGTTGCTGCGCGGCATCGCGGAGGTCGCGGGCGAACGGCTGGGGCTGCCGGCGCGCGTCGGCTACCCGGTGAACATCGCGGGATTGACCGACACGGTCAACAGCCCCGCGTTTGCGACCGCGGTCGGGCTGGTCGTCCACGCGGCCAGCGGGTCGGGCCACAGCCGGAGGGTGCGCGAGCGCAACGGTTCGATGGACGGAGTCTGGGCGCGGCTGCGATCGTGGGTCCGCAGCGCGCTCCAAGGAGAGTGATGAGGAGGTCTGCCATGGCCAATCTCGACCGCGACCTGCGCCGGTTCGCCTCCATCAAGGTCGTCGGGGTCGGTGGGGGCGGCAGCAACGCCGTCAACCGGATGATCAGCGCGGGGCTGCGCGGGGTGGAGTTCATCGCCATCAACACCGACATCCAGGCGCTCGCCCTGTCGCAGGCCGAACGGAAGATCCACATCGGCGCTAAGCTTACGCGCGGGCTGGGCGCCGGCGGTGATCCCCAGATCGGACGCCAGGCTGCCGAGGAGACCCGCGACGAGCTGGCCGACACGCTCGAGGGCGCCGACATGGTCTTCGTCACTGCGGGCATGGGGGGCGGGACCGGTACGGGCGGAGCGCCGGTCGTGGCGCGGATCGCCCGAGAACTCGGCGCGCTGGTGATCGGCGTGGTCACCAAGCCGTTTGCGTTCGAGGGGCGGCGCCGGGCCGCGACCGCCGAGGACGGCATCCGCGAACTCAAGGAGCAGGTCAACACGCTGATCACCATCCCCAACGATCGGCTGCTGAACATCATCGACGCGAAGGTGAGCATGATCGAGGCGTTTCGCGTCGCCGACGACGTCCTGCGCCAGGGTGTGCAGGGCATCGCCGACCTCATCACGGTCCCGGGGCTGATCAACTTGGACTTCGCCGACGTGCGCGCGGTGATGGCGGAGGCAGGCTCGGCGCTGATCGGCATCGGGGTGGCCTCCGGCGAGGACCGCGCGGTTCGGGCCGCGCGCACCGCGATCAGCAGCCCGCTGCTGGAGACGTCCATGGAGGGTGCACGCGGCGTGCTCCTCAACGTCACCGGGGGCGTGGACCTGGGTCTCATGGAAGTCAACGACGCGGCCAGGATCATCGCCGAAGCCGCCGACCCCGACGCGAACATCATCTTCGGTGCGGTGATCGACGACGGCATGTCCGACGACGTGCGCATCACCGTCATCGCGACCGGCTTCGAAGCCGCCCGGGCCGGGAAGGTGGTCGATGGAGAGGCGGCCGCCGTCGCGCCGACGCGCGTCCCCCCCGCTCCGGGACCGGCCGATGACCAGCCGCGCATGTTGATCGACGACTTGGACATCCCCGCGTTCTTGCGCAAGCGGTAGCGCAGGCGGCTACAATGGTGCAGGGCCTCCGGGAGGACCGGGGGCCCGATGCTTGCCCATGGAACCGGGACCCGCCGCCTTCCACCACCTCGAAGCGCTCGTCCGCCGACACTTCGGCGTCCAGCAGGCCTGGGTAGAAGACGGCGTGCCGGTGTTCGCCGTAGCCGCAGAACTCGACCTCGACGTGCGCTTTGCGGCGCTGCGACAGGATCTGTTGCCCCTGGGCGCGCTGCCGTTGCTGCGCCGTTCGGGCGATCGACTGCTGCTGTCGGTGGTTCCGCGCGCCGGGCGGATCCGCGGCAACGGGTGGGTGAACGTCGCGCTGTTCGCCGCTACGGTCGTCACCACGTTCCTGACCGGCTACATCGGGTCGCAGCGCTTCCTGTCGGTCCTCCAGCAGGTCCCCGATGCGGTGATCCGCGCCGGCTACTGGCCCAACCCCCTCGTCGATGGGATCGCCTTCAGCTTGGGGCTGCTCGGCATCCTCCTCGTTCACGAGCTGGGCCACAAGGCCGCCGCACGCGCCCACGGGATCGACGCCAGCTGGCCGTACTTCATCCCATTCCCCCCGGTGGTGTTGGGGGCGCTGTCCATCGGCACGATGGGCGCGGTGATCCTCACGAAAGAGCCGGCACCCGACCGCGACGGGCTGTTCGACCTGGGTGCGTCCGGGCCCCTGGCGGGGCTGGTCGTCGCGATCCCGTTGCTGCTCATCGGGGTGGGCCGGACGGTCGTGCTGGACCTGGAGGCGCTGCGGCCGTATCTGGCCGGGCTGCCGACGTTCTTCTTCCCGTGGTCGGTGAGCCGGCTGCTCGCGTTGCGGTTCGGTGATGCGCCCGACGTGGTCTTCTACACGGATCCGCTGACCGACGCGGCGATGATCGGATTGTTCGTGACCGGGATCAACCTGCTGCCGGCCAGCATGCTCGACGGCGGGCACGTCGTCCGAGCGCTGCTCAGCCCGCGCTGGCACCGCGCCACGTCGTACGCCGCGGTCGTACTGCTGGCGCTGATGGGGTTGCTGCCGATGGCCCTACTGCTGCTCGTTTTGCTGTCGCGCCCGCATCCCGGGCCAGCCAACGACGTCTCCCCGCCGTCGCGGTCGCGGGCGCTGATCGGTCTGCTGCTCTTGGTCGTCTTCGTGGCCGCGCTGCCGCTGGACAACCTCTTCTTGCTCCCCCGGTTGCTGCTGGGGCTGCTTTGGCCTTGACGCCGGACCCACCTCACCCGGCCGCGGTGCGCGTGCGCGATCTGCACAAGCGCTTCGGTACCCTCGCGGCCCTACGGGGGCTGTCGTTCGAGGCGCTGCCCGGAGAGGTCCTCGGGCTGCTGGGGCCCAACGGCGCGGGCAAGACGACCACCATGCGCATCCTCGCGACCTTGCTGCGGCCTACGGCCGGGCGGGCGGAGGTGTGCGGCTACGACGTGGTGCGCGACCCGCACAGGGTGCGCAGCGCGATCGGACTGCTGCCGGAGAATGCCGGGCTGTACGGCCGTCTGACGGCGCGCGAGGTCCTCCGCTACCACGGCGCGCTGTACGGCCTGCCGGATCGGACGCTGCGTGACCGTGTGGACCGCCTGGTCGAACTGCTCGATCTCGCAGGGTTCATCGACCGCCGCACGGAGTCGTTCTCCAAGGGGATGAGACAGAGGGTGTGCCTGGCGCGCGCGCTGGTCCACGACCCGGACGTGCTGATCCTGGACGAGCCCACCGCCGGCCTGGACGTCACGGCCGCCCGCGCGGTTCGGGATGCGATCCGCCGCCTGGCCGCCGAGGGCCGCTGCGTGGTCGTGAGCACGCACCTGATGGTCGAGGCCGAGAGGCTGTGCGATCGCGTCGCGATCGTCCAAGAGGGCCGTATCCGCGCCGTGGGCACCCTCGACGATCTGCAGTCGGCTGCGGACACGGGTCTGGAGGACGTCTTCTTGCGGCTCACGCAGCGGTCCCCGGAGGGACATCGGCATGCGGACCCCTAGTGCGGCGCGTCCTCGCCAGCGTGGATTGCACGCGGCACGGACCGTTGCGGCCAAGGAGGTCACCGACGTCGTCAGGGACCGGCGCGCACTGATCCTGGGAGTCGTGCTGCCGGCCCTGGTGGTGCCGGCGATCTCCCTGGTCCTGCCGATACTGACCGCGCGGCGTGCTGCCGAGCCTGCGGCCGTAGCCGTCGTCGGAGCCGAGCGTGCCCCTGAGCTGATCGAGACCGCCCGCTCGGCCGGTCTCGTCCGCGTCGTCCCCGTCGCCGATCCCGACCTGGCGCTGCAACAGGGGCAGGTCGCCGCCATCCTGGAAATCCCCACCGACTTCGCACGGCGGCTTCGGGCCGGGCAGGCGTACGTCGTGCTGCGCTACAACGCCGCCGAGCAGGCCGGCGAAGAGGCACGGGCCAAGGTCCTGCAAGCGGTCGCCAGACACTCGGTGGACATCATCGATCAGCGGCTGCGCGAGCGGGGCCTGGACCGCCGCCTGCTCACCCCGATCGAGGTCCGCGAGGAGTTGGTTGCGGCGCAGCAACGGGGCAACCTGTTTGTGGCCATCCTCCTGCCCCTGATCGTCGCGCTGTGGGCGTTCGGAGGTGGCCTGCATGTCGCTGCGGATCTCGGCGCCGGGGAGAAGGAAAGGGGCACGCTCGAAGGGTTGCTCGTCGCACCCGTGGACCGTTGGGCGCTGGCAGCGGGCAAGGTGGCCGCAGCGACCGCGATGGCGTGGGTGAGCGTCGCCGTCGCGGCGACGTCGCAGTACCTAGTCTTGGCCTTCGGCCCGGCGTCCGTCGCCGACCTGTTCGGCCGTCCCTCCTTGACCGCGCCGCTGTTGGCCGTGCTGGCGGGCGTGGGTGGGTTGCTCGCGGTGGCCTTCGCGGCGGTGCTGCTGTGCGTCAGCCTGTTTGCCCGCTCCATGCGGGAGGCCAACCAGTACGCGATGCCCCTGATGCTGCTCGTGATGCTCTCCGCCTTCGCCACCCCCGCCCTGGAGGACTGGGCGCGCACCACCGCAGCCGCTTACGCCGTGCCCGTGGTGAACGCGGTGCTGGTCCTGCGGGCGGCTCTGGCGGGCCGCTACGACCTGGGCGCGCTGGCGCTGACCTCGGCCAGCCTGGCCGCCTGCGCCGCGCTCGGGGTCGCCGTGGCCGCCTGGCTGGTTTCGCGCGAGTCGGTGGTCCTGCGCAGCTGAGCCGCGAACGGGGCCGAAAACACGAGCGCCGCCGCCTCCGCTGGCCCGCCCGCCTCTCCACCGGGGCTCAGCACGGCCGGGGCGGATTGACCCGCCGCTGAGACCCGCCCACAATATGTTGTGCTGTCGGCAGGAGTCTGCAACCAGATCTAGAAAGAGAGAAGGCCAGCGCCAACGGCCGTCGGAGAGCCCGAAAGGAATCCAGCGGATGCGCTGCCCGTACTGCGGAAGTGAGGACAGCCGGGTCCTGGACTCCCGGCCGGTCGAAGGCGGCAGCTCGATCCGCCGCCGCCGTGAGTGTGTGTCGTGCGCCAGGCGGTTTACGACCTACGAGCGCGTGGACGTGGCGCCCCTCGCGGTTCTCAAGCGGGACGGTCGTCGCGAACCCTTCGACCGCAACAAGATCCTGGCCGGCCTGATGCGGGCACGGGGCAAACGCCCCATCGCCACCGAGACGCTGGAGGAACTGGCGGCCGAGGTGGAGCGCACGATCCGCCACCGGGGGGAGGCCGAAGTGTCGTCGGCGCTGATCGGCGAGCTGGTGATGGACAGACTGCGGCTGGTCGACGACGTCGCCTTCGTGCGGTTCGCCTCGGAGTACCGGCGCTTCGCAGACGCCGACAGCATCGTCGAGGAGGTCGAGCGGTTGCGTGCGCGCAGGGAACGCGAGGAGCGGCTGCGGCGCCAGGTGCCGCTGCTGCCGCTGGCTGAGGCGAAGGCCAAGATCAACGGGCGCCACTAGCGATTCTCGCCACGGAGGTCTTAGGATGCAGCCGACCACGCAGGACAAACCGACGCTGTTCGAGCAGACCCTCCGCTACTTCGATGGCGACGAGCTGCGCGCGCGTGTGTTTTGTGACAAGTACGCGTTGCGCGATCTTGACGGGAACGTGGTCGAACGCACTCCCCCAGAGATGTGGGCCCGCGTCGCCCGAGAGATCGCTTCGGTCGAGCCCACCGACGCCGCGCGCGCGGAGTGGGAGGAGCGTTTCTACTGGCTGCTCAGCGACTTCCGGATGATCCCCGGCGGGCGCATCCTGTTCGCGGCGGGCAACCCACGGCGCGTGACCGCGGCGAACTGCTACGTCATCCCCATCCACGGCGACTCGCTGGAGGACATCTTCGAGTGGTGCAAGCAGGCCGCCCGCACGTACTCCTTCGGCGGCGGCGTCGGCGGGGACATCAGTGTGCTGCGACCCCGGGGTACGCCCGTCAACAACGCGGCGATCACCAGCACCGGCGCGGTTTCGTTCATGGAGCTGATGAGTACGACCACGGGCACGATCGGACAGGCGGGCCGTCGCGGTGCGCTGATGATTACGATCGCCAACGACCACCCCGACGTGCTGGAGTTCACCCGCGTCAAGCGCAACCTGGACAAGGTGCGGTACGCGAACATCAGCGTGCGGGTCTTCGACGAGTTCATGCGGGCGGTCGAGCGCGACGGCGACTACGAGCTGCGGTACGAGACCGACAAGGTCCGCCTGCGCCGGACCATCCGGGCCCGCGACCTCTGGAAGGAGCTGATCGCCGGGGCCCGCGACCATGCCGAACCGGGCGTGATCTTCTGGGACACGATCAAGCGCTGGTCAACCTCCGAGTACAACGGCATGGGCGTCATCACGACGAATCCGTGCTCGGAAATCCCGCTGGAGCCGTACGGGAACTGCAACCTGTCCAACGTCAACCTGGCGCGGTTCGTGCTGGACGCGTTCACCGACCGTGCACGCGTGGACTGGCAGGACCTGGAGCGTGCGCTGCGCTACACGGTGCGCTTTCTGGACAACGTCCTCGACTACAACGCCGACAAGCACCCGCTTCCCGAGCAGCGTGAGGCCAGCCTGCGGAGCCGGCGCATCGGTGTCGGCTTCACCGGATTGGGCGATATGCTCGTCAAACTCGGGCTGCGCTACGACACGACGGCGGCGATCGAGTTCGCCGACACGATGTTCGAGCGCATCAAGAACATCGTGTACGACGAATCGGTCAACCTGGCGGTGGAGAAGGGCACGTTTCCGGCCTTCGACCGCGACCGGCACCTGGAGGGTGCGTTCCTGCAGACGCTGCACCCCAAAGTGCTGGCCCGGATCCGGGAGTGCGGATTGCGCAACGTGGCGCTGCTCACCGTCCCGCCGGTGGGCAGCGGAGCGGCCCTGGCGGGGACGACGAGCGGCATCGAGCCCATCTTCGACCTCAGCTACACGCGTCGGTCGGAGTCGCTGTCGCAGGGGGAGTTCCGGGTGTGGCATCCGCTGGTGCGGGAGTACATGGAGCGGTTCGGGCTCCAAGACGACACCGAACTGCCCGAGACGTTCGTCACCGCCCACCGCATCCGTCCGGAGATGCGCGTCCGCATGCAGGCGGCGATCCAAAAGCACATCGACCACAGCATCAGCAGCACCGTGAACCTGCCGGAGCACGCGACGCTGGAGGACGTCGAGCAGATCTACTTTTTGGCGTGGAAGCTGGGGTTGAAGGGAATCACCGTGTACCGCGAGGGGAGTCGCGAGGGGGTCTTGATCACCGAAGCGAAGACGCAGCAGCAGTCGCAGGGTGCGATCTCTGTGCCCGCCGCCGAGCCGGCGCGTGGTGGGCTGACCACGCGCCCACGCCCCAAGGTCACGCAGGGTCGGACGGAGCGGATCGAGACCCCCCGCGGCCGTGCCTACGTCACGGTCAACGAGGACGAGTACGGCCCGTGCGAGGTGTTCGTAGAGTCGCTCGACGTCGAGGCGGAGGCCATCGGGCGTCTGACCTCGGTGTGCCTGCGCAGCGGCGTAGACCCCCGCGAGGTCATCGAGCAGCTGTGGCGGGTGTCATCGCGCGAGGTGGCGCTGGACCGCACCGCCGACGGTACGGTTGTGCGCGTGAGCACCATCGCCCAGGCCGTGGCGCTGGCTCTGGGTCGAGCCCTGTATGGGGACGCCTTCCGGCCGGACAAGGAGTTCCCCCGCGCGCTCTCCCTGCCCCCGCCGCAGCCTCGGGCCCGCCAGGAACCCCTGCGCTTCCACGCAGGCCCACCCCCGGATGCGGCGGCCGGCAACGGCAAGGGTGAGGCCGAGGTGGCCTCCTTCGCGGGGGTGTGCCCGGACTGCGGAGACACCTTGGCCTACCAGAACGGTTGCGCGACGTGCCGGTCGTGCGGCTACTCGCGCTGCTAGACGGAGGCCCGTAGCCCGGAGGCGGCCGCGTACGACCGAAGGATCTTCCGGTGCGCGGGCGGCATCGGCACGCCCGGCCGTTCCGGTCGCACCCACCGGAGGTGAGCAGCGGTACCCTCGGGGAAGTCTGCGGTCACCGCGACGGCGCGGCAGACGGCAGAAAAATGCGTGAACGCGTGTCCGACTTCCGTCTGGAAGCGCCCCTGGCGGCGCATCCGCCCACCCAGGTCCCTGGATAGGCCGGACCGCGCGTCGCGCCAAGACCGGGCTTCAACGAACGGCAGGGTCCACAGGCCGCCCCAGATGCCCCTTGGGGGCCGGCGCACCAGCAGCACCCGCCCACGGCGGTCCGTGATCACCGCCGCTACGAAGCGGCGGGTGGGCCGAACGTGCCGCCGGCGCCGCACCGGCACGCGGTCCTGGATGCCGGCGGCGCGGGCCGCGCAGAAACGGCAGACGGGGCAGTCTTCGCAGCGTGGCCTCCTGGGGACGCAGATCGTCGAGCCCAGATCCATCAGTGCCTGGTTAAGCTCGGCGGCGCGGCCCCGCGGAAGCAAGCTGCGGAACCTCCGCGCGATCTCGAACCGGGCGCGGCGGTCGTCCAGCGCCAGCCGGATTCCGAACAGCCGCGCTCCGACGCGGAGCAGATTGCCGTCCAGCGCCACGCATTCTTCGCCCCCGACGATGCTGGCGATGGCTGCAGCCGTGTACGGACCCACCCCTGGCAGACGCTGCCAGCCGGAGGCGTCGGAGGGAAACCCCTCGCGAACCACCTGCCGGGCCGCCGCGTGGAGGTTGCGAGCGCGCGCGTAATATCCCAGTCCTTGCCAGCACCTTAAGACCTCGTCCAGCCGCGCCACCGCCAGGGCCTGCACGGTCGGAAACGCCCTCAGGAAGCGGCGATAGTAGGAGACCGCGACGGCAGCCCGCGTCTGCTGCAGCATCACCTCCGAGACCCAGACGGCGTACGGGTCTTGCCTCCTGCGCCACGGCAGGTCCCGCGCACGGACACCCCACCAGTCCAGCAGGGTACGGCTGAAGGCGCGCACGGACTCATTGTCGCATTCTGCGAACCCGTTCGCAGGGGCGGGTGTGGAGTCGGCGTAGCGCAGATTTCCCGCTGCGGCGTCGACCCGGACGGGATACTAATGTGGCGGTCCACGCAGACTTCAGGAGGTGGTTGGATGGGCACCAAGCACGCCGCACTCGCGATCCTCGTCGCGCTCTCGCTCGCCGTGCTGCTCGGTCCGGCGGCGATGGCCCAGCAAACACCCGCACCGCCAGACGCTCCAAGCCCCCCGGGGCCTCCCGGCCCTCCCGATCCCCCCGGACCGCCCGGCCAGACCGTCTTTGGGATGGACCAGACCACGGCGATCGTCATCGGCCTGATCATCGTCCTGGTCGTGATCGTGGCGATTGTCGCAGTGGCGCGCGGCGGCGGGGAGCGGGGCGGCAACTGATCGGTCGCTTGCAGGGGGGCTGCCCGCCCCGGCGAACCGTACTGCAGGCCCCCGCAAATTCGGGACAGGGAGGAACCCTATGGGTGCCATTGTGTGGTGGATTGTGGTCGGACTGGTCGCCGGCCTGCTGGCCCGCTGGATCTTTCCGGGCCCTCGTGAGCCCAACGGGATCGTCATGACCATCGTGCTCGGGATCGTCGGGGCGGTGGTCGGTGGCTGGCTGTTCACGGCCCTGGGCGTCGGTGCAGGGGGGTTCGTGGGTTCGGTGGTCGTCGCGACCGTCGGTGCTTTGATCGTGCTCTGGCTGTACAACCTCGCGGTACGGCGGGCCTAGCGCAAAAACCCATCGACTGCCGTTCCATTCATGGAACACGAGGACCTGAGTACGCCCCATTTCCGACAGACAGATCGCGCCCATTCTGCTAGAATGACCTTGGGTGTTGCAGGATGGGAACGCAGGCAGATGATCGGCAGCGGGAGGGGGCCAGGGCCTTCGGGAACTACATCCGATCCCTGCGGCGCAACTTCTACGGCCGCGGTAGGGGCATGAGCCTGAGGCAGCTCAGCGTGGAGACCGGAATCCCCCCCAGCGTGCTGTCGCGCGGCGAGCGCGGTCTGCAGGACCTCCGACGGCCCGCCTACATCGAACGGCTCGCCGCAGCACTGCGCGTGCCGCCCATCGTGATGAAGCGGGTGGGTTCGCTGGTCACGCACGAGGACGTCGCCTACTTCCGCGTGCATCGTGCCGCGCGGGCTACGACGGCGCTGTGGGCGCGCGTGCAGGCGGGTATGGAACGGTTGCGCCAGGCGCCGCCGGAGACGTTGGAAGCGCTGGCCACGTACATCGAGTTTCTGGCAAGCCGCCTGTCGCGTTCGGAGAGCAAGACCGGATAGCCGGATCGAGAGTCCACAACCTCGGGAGGGACGCGATGACCTACGTGATCACGGAACCGTGCATCGGCACCAAGGACCGGGCCTGCGTCGAGGTGTGCCCCGTGGACTGCATCCACCCGCGGGCCGAGAACGACCAAGGCGAGATCATGCTGTACATCAACCCCGACGAGTGCATCGACTGCGGGGCCTGCGAGCCGGTGTGCCCGGTGACGGCGATCTTCGCGGAGAACGACGTACCCGAGCAGTGGAAGGAGTATACGGAGATGAACGCCGACTACTTCAGGCTCAGCAAGGAGGAGTTCGCAGAAAAGTGGGGCCGCGAACCGTGACGGAAACTCCTTGCGCCCCGCTGAGGCTTCCGCTACGCTGATTGTCGGAGTCCGGGAGAGCCCACCAGCTCTCCCGTTCTCGTGTCCGAAAGACGGGCTCGCAACGAGCCGACCCGTGCGGAGGGGGATACCGTGAAGGCAATGCGTGTGCTGTTGATCGCCCTCGTGCTCGTCCTTTCGCTGGGGCTGGCTGCAGGGGGCCAGGCCCGGCGCAAGCTCGTGCTCGCATTCGTCCCGTCGCTGGACGCGCAGGCGGTGCTCGCCAGTGGCAAGACGTTGGAGCGCATGCTCGCGGTGGCCACCGGCTATGAGTTCGAGGCAACGGTGCCTACCTCGTACGCGGCGACGATCGAGGCGATGTGCGCCGGTCGCGCAGACATCGCGTTCTTGGCGCCGCTGTCTTATGTCCTGGCGCGCCAGCGCTGCGGCGCGGAGGTGAAGTTGATCTCGATCCGGTTCAACCAGCCCCACTACGGCGCCCAGATCCTCGTGGGTGCCGACACCGGAATCCGCCGTCTGGCGGACCTGCGCGGCAAGCGTTTCGCGTACAGCGACCCGGCTTCGACGTCCGGATACCTTTACCCGGCGGTCCACATTAAGAACGCCGGATTCGATCCCAACCGGTTCTTCAGCCAGACGGTGTTCGCGGGTGGCCACGACAAGGTCGTGCTCGCCATCTACCAGGGCCAGGTCGACGGCGGGGCGACGTTCGGAGACGAGTTCGGCAGCGATGCCCGCGACCGCGTGGTCCGTCAGTTCCCCGACGTCAAGCAGAAGGTCGTCGTGCTGGAGTACGTCAAGCCGTACATCCCCAACGACACGGTTTCGTTCCGCCGAGGTCTGGATCCGGAGGTCGTCGACCGCGTGACCAAGGCGATGTTCCGCATCGCGCAGACTTCGTCCGGCAAGCAGGCCATCCACGACCTGTACCAGCATGACGGATACGCGACCTATGAGGACCTCGTGACGAAGTACGGGGTGGACCGGCGTCGCTTCCCGGACCTGGACTCGTACTTCAACCCCATTCGGGACGCGGTCCGCACGCTGGGGATAGACCTGGGCAGACTCGTTCGGTAGGCGCCGGCGGTCTGGCTGGAGGTCTTTGAGGAGGAGGGCGCCGCCCGCCCTCCTCTTCGTTTGGCGGAGATTGGGATGAAGATTCGCTACATCTGTCAGGCGTGCGGCTACGAGTCGCCGAAGTGGCTGGGGCGCTGTCCGGGCTGCGACGGCTGGAACACCTTCGCGGAGGAGGCCGCCGTGCGCACGAGGGCCGTCGGCCGGACCGCCCGGCCGGTGCCGATTTTGGAGGTCGAACCCCTGCCCTACGAACGCTTGCCGACCGGCATCGGCGAGTTGGATCGCGTCCTGGGCGGGGGGATCGTGCCCGCGTCGATGGTGCTGGTCGGCGGCGAGCCGGGGGCCGGCAAGAGCACTTTGATGCTGCAGGCCTCAGACCGTCTGGCGTCGGCCGGCCACACCGTGCTGTACGTGGCCGGCGAGGAGTCGCCACAGCAAACCAGGATGCGTGCAGAGCGGATCGGCGCCACCTCGCCGCGGATCTACGTGGTCGCCGAAACGGACCTGGGGGCGGTGCTGGAGGCGGCGCGTCGGCTGCGGCCGGCGGTGATGGTCGTCGACAGCATCCAGACCGTGTACCTGCCCGATGTCCCGAGTTCGCCGGGCAGCGTCGGGCAGGTGCGGGAGTGTGCCGCGGCGCTGCTCAGGCTGTCTAAGGCTGAGGGCATCGCCGCCTTCGTGGTCGGCCACGTCACCAAGGAGGGGGCGATCGCCGGACCGCGCGTGTTGGAGCACATCGTGGACACCGTCCTGTACTTCGAGGGCGAGCGCCACCAGGCGTACCGCGTGCTGCGGGCGATCAAGAACCGGTTCGGTTCGACGAACGAAATCGGCGTCTTCGAGATGCAGGGCACGGGGCTGCGGGAGGTCCCCAATCCATCGGCGGCGTTTGTGACCCCACGGCCCGAGGGGGCGTCGGGGGCCGCCGTCGTCTGTGCGATCGAGGGTACGCGGCCGCTGCTGGTCGAGGTCCAGGCCCTGGTGGCACCCACCCCGTTCGGGACGCCGCGTCGGACGACCGCCGGGTTGGACTACAACCGCCTGCTGCTCCTGCTGGCCGTCCTCGAGCGCCACGCGGGGCTGGCGATCGGTCAGGCGGACGTGTACGTGAACGCGGTGGGGGGTGTGCGCATCGCCGACCCCGCCGCCGACCTCGGCGTCGCCCTGGCCGTCGCCTCGTCCTTGCGCGATCGCGCCCTCGACCCGCAGGCGCTGTTCTGCGGGGAGGTGGGGCTGTCGGGCGAAGTGCGCGCGGTGCCGCAGATCGCGCGCCGTCTCGCCGAGGGATCCAAGTTGGGATTCCGGATGGCCCTGGTCCCCGAGTCCAGCCTGCCGGTCCCCGGTGCGGGCACGCTGCGGATCGTGGGTGTGCAGACGATCGCGCAAGCCCTTGACCTCGCGCCGTGGCGACCGCCGGCGGGGGAGCCTTTCTGAGTACTGTTGCTATACTGTCCACGAAATGAGCTCGGCATCCAAAGTGGCCGGCCGGGTCGCGGCGTGGGCGGGGTTCGTGCTCGGCG includes:
- the nrdR gene encoding transcriptional regulator NrdR translates to MRCPYCGSEDSRVLDSRPVEGGSSIRRRRECVSCARRFTTYERVDVAPLAVLKRDGRREPFDRNKILAGLMRARGKRPIATETLEELAAEVERTIRHRGEAEVSSALIGELVMDRLRLVDDVAFVRFASEYRRFADADSIVEEVERLRARREREERLRRQVPLLPLAEAKAKINGRH
- a CDS encoding helix-turn-helix transcriptional regulator; translated protein: MGTQADDRQREGARAFGNYIRSLRRNFYGRGRGMSLRQLSVETGIPPSVLSRGERGLQDLRRPAYIERLAAALRVPPIVMKRVGSLVTHEDVAYFRVHRAARATTALWARVQAGMERLRQAPPETLEALATYIEFLASRLSRSESKTG
- the mutY gene encoding A/G-specific adenine glycosylase, coding for MRAFSRTLLDWWGVRARDLPWRRRQDPYAVWVSEVMLQQTRAAVAVSYYRRFLRAFPTVQALAVARLDEVLRCWQGLGYYARARNLHAAARQVVREGFPSDASGWQRLPGVGPYTAAAIASIVGGEECVALDGNLLRVGARLFGIRLALDDRRARFEIARRFRSLLPRGRAAELNQALMDLGSTICVPRRPRCEDCPVCRFCAARAAGIQDRVPVRRRRHVRPTRRFVAAVITDRRGRVLLVRRPPRGIWGGLWTLPFVEARSWRDARSGLSRDLGGRMRRQGRFQTEVGHAFTHFSAVCRAVAVTADFPEGTAAHLRWVRPERPGVPMPPAHRKILRSYAAASGLRASV
- a CDS encoding GlsB/YeaQ/YmgE family stress response membrane protein → MGAIVWWIVVGLVAGLLARWIFPGPREPNGIVMTIVLGIVGAVVGGWLFTALGVGAGGFVGSVVVATVGALIVLWLYNLAVRRA
- a CDS encoding ferredoxin family protein codes for the protein MTYVITEPCIGTKDRACVEVCPVDCIHPRAENDQGEIMLYINPDECIDCGACEPVCPVTAIFAENDVPEQWKEYTEMNADYFRLSKEEFAEKWGREP
- a CDS encoding adenosylcobalamin-dependent ribonucleoside-diphosphate reductase is translated as MQPTTQDKPTLFEQTLRYFDGDELRARVFCDKYALRDLDGNVVERTPPEMWARVAREIASVEPTDAARAEWEERFYWLLSDFRMIPGGRILFAAGNPRRVTAANCYVIPIHGDSLEDIFEWCKQAARTYSFGGGVGGDISVLRPRGTPVNNAAITSTGAVSFMELMSTTTGTIGQAGRRGALMITIANDHPDVLEFTRVKRNLDKVRYANISVRVFDEFMRAVERDGDYELRYETDKVRLRRTIRARDLWKELIAGARDHAEPGVIFWDTIKRWSTSEYNGMGVITTNPCSEIPLEPYGNCNLSNVNLARFVLDAFTDRARVDWQDLERALRYTVRFLDNVLDYNADKHPLPEQREASLRSRRIGVGFTGLGDMLVKLGLRYDTTAAIEFADTMFERIKNIVYDESVNLAVEKGTFPAFDRDRHLEGAFLQTLHPKVLARIRECGLRNVALLTVPPVGSGAALAGTTSGIEPIFDLSYTRRSESLSQGEFRVWHPLVREYMERFGLQDDTELPETFVTAHRIRPEMRVRMQAAIQKHIDHSISSTVNLPEHATLEDVEQIYFLAWKLGLKGITVYREGSREGVLITEAKTQQQSQGAISVPAAEPARGGLTTRPRPKVTQGRTERIETPRGRAYVTVNEDEYGPCEVFVESLDVEAEAIGRLTSVCLRSGVDPREVIEQLWRVSSREVALDRTADGTVVRVSTIAQAVALALGRALYGDAFRPDKEFPRALSLPPPQPRARQEPLRFHAGPPPDAAAGNGKGEAEVASFAGVCPDCGDTLAYQNGCATCRSCGYSRC